A stretch of the Thermofilum adornatum genome encodes the following:
- a CDS encoding ECF transporter S component translates to MNAKTPKKGFGTTQIVAMAVGTALYAALNVFFNVLQLPGTQLVSLRPSVSIPMFFGYVFGPIVGFVSGFLGNIISDAISWGGFWWNWDVGNGLLGLIPGLVVYFLPEEKRGEKVGLIWAAILAVVGSIIGMGFAAFTDYIFGYGISTLEEAIYALFLPAAVTDAVNGAILTPLLVAAYYKAAAGRARRA, encoded by the coding sequence GTGAACGCGAAAACACCTAAGAAAGGTTTTGGCACTACCCAAATAGTTGCAATGGCTGTAGGTACTGCCCTCTACGCTGCCCTCAACGTTTTCTTCAACGTTTTACAGCTACCGGGGACCCAGCTAGTATCCCTTAGACCAAGCGTCTCGATACCAATGTTTTTCGGCTATGTCTTTGGACCCATAGTTGGCTTCGTTTCTGGCTTCCTGGGAAACATTATAAGCGACGCAATATCTTGGGGAGGCTTCTGGTGGAACTGGGACGTTGGCAACGGTCTCCTCGGCTTGATACCGGGGCTTGTGGTATACTTCTTACCAGAAGAGAAGAGGGGAGAAAAGGTCGGACTAATCTGGGCCGCAATACTTGCGGTTGTTGGCTCGATTATCGGCATGGGCTTCGCCGCCTTCACGGACTATATCTTCGGCTACGGCATTTCTACACTTGAGGAGGCAATATATGCACTTTTCCTGCCTGCGGCAGTAACAGACGCCGTTAACGGTGCAATATTGACGCCCCTCCTAGTAGCCGCATACTACAAGGCAGCCGCGGGGAGAGCTAGAAGGGCATAA
- a CDS encoding MFS transporter has product MNDEKRRAYSIILSFGIVSLLGDIIYEGSRGTIPEYMKFLGASAAVVGTVMGLGELMSYFSRLLGGYLADKTKSYWLLVFLGYGLIIAIPLIPLSEVLGLGWALAATLVILERLGKGIRTPSRDTIISFASKSIGGGKAFGIHELMDQIGATLGPLLFAVAIAYFGNFRYAFYLSFIPYLLLVFTLIYLRAKTKLPEEMTNNKKDENKGSKVLSRRATAYITAVGINALGLFPASLILYLAGETPEVKAMGPWFPPLLYAAIQLIDAVFALAFGLLYDKYKFRVLFFPFTLSILIPLLAFQRSLAMIVASALVFGIVLGSQESVYRAAVGDLTDPSVRATAYGVFSTMVGLGSLGAGALYGLMIDLNAPIWLIGAYVLATQLLSVSLLAYVSKTK; this is encoded by the coding sequence ATGAATGATGAAAAGCGGAGAGCCTATAGTATTATTCTCTCCTTCGGCATTGTGAGTCTCTTAGGAGACATAATTTATGAGGGGTCCCGCGGCACCATACCAGAATACATGAAGTTCCTTGGAGCCTCCGCGGCCGTCGTCGGCACCGTGATGGGACTTGGAGAACTCATGTCTTATTTTTCCAGACTGCTAGGAGGCTACCTGGCGGACAAAACCAAGAGCTACTGGCTTCTGGTGTTTCTGGGCTACGGTCTTATCATAGCAATTCCCCTTATTCCACTCAGCGAGGTCCTCGGCCTAGGCTGGGCACTAGCGGCTACACTAGTCATCCTCGAGCGGCTTGGGAAAGGCATCAGGACGCCCTCTAGGGACACGATCATCTCTTTTGCATCGAAGAGCATAGGCGGTGGGAAAGCCTTCGGTATACACGAGCTCATGGATCAGATCGGGGCAACTCTTGGTCCACTATTGTTTGCAGTAGCGATTGCATATTTTGGCAACTTTAGATACGCGTTTTACCTATCCTTTATACCCTACCTTCTGCTTGTGTTTACATTGATCTATCTCAGAGCCAAAACAAAGCTACCAGAGGAAATGACAAACAACAAGAAAGACGAGAACAAGGGCTCAAAGGTTCTATCCCGGCGGGCAACAGCCTATATAACGGCCGTAGGTATAAACGCCCTGGGACTTTTCCCAGCCTCACTCATCCTCTATTTAGCCGGTGAGACACCCGAGGTCAAAGCTATGGGCCCATGGTTCCCTCCCCTCCTCTACGCGGCTATACAGTTGATAGACGCAGTTTTCGCCTTGGCTTTTGGTCTATTGTATGACAAGTACAAGTTCCGCGTCCTATTCTTCCCCTTCACCCTCTCAATACTGATCCCGCTCCTAGCGTTCCAGAGGAGCCTAGCAATGATAGTTGCATCCGCGTTAGTTTTTGGTATCGTCCTGGGCTCGCAGGAGTCTGTCTACCGCGCTGCTGTAGGCGACCTTACAGACCCAAGTGTTAGGGCTACCGCGTACGGTGTCTTCAGCACAATGGTTGGCCTAGGCTCTCTCGGGGCGGGAGCGCTATACGGACTTATGATAGACCTTAACGCTCCCATTTGGCTGATCGGAGCCTACGTGTTGGCAACACAGCTGTTGTCCGTCTCCCTACTAGCCTATGTTTCTAAAACTAAGTAA
- a CDS encoding glucodextranase DOMON-like domain-containing protein, whose product MALSSAWYYDADGKAFILPWTRMHTVGNYYKMAYILSKYPSVKATFTFSGSLIQQILDYNQGIKDYRQILSEKIASGASLSIDEKFSMLVMPGGFFDVNWDRVVNVVPRYTELRDRAQSALSKYRYLPEQDYKAKVVSEFTDQDFVDLAVLFNLFWIDPEVLREQYPQVYTLRQQALSGGKGFTRQQLQDILSVHKDLLGKVLGIYGTLASKGQIELIPVPYSHPLAPILADFGLQDDVRLHVSLSTQLFQKVFNYKPKGIWPAEQAVNDQVLNIFASEGYLWTVTDESLLVKAGLDPSDPNVGMRGWYATYGGSKIYVFFRNYELSDLIGFQYSRQDPKQAAQDFVNRLLNLAKKSDGTNIIVIALDGENPWENYQEFGDTFLEALYSLLSDYQSKGILVTTTPAEYLSKFSSTTRELPLKTYKYLDLAGRDISDVPLSYTDDAYTSLPRKDVQGRIPEGSWSGGELAVWIGQRQENAAWMMLIKTRNDVLQKLGVSRLQDALFINPNVVEDILRAEASDWTFWYGGDMGGGFPANPMYKGYLRKAYIDAGMTPPDYLLTQFNPDATPVGVLNTDTPKPPSVEPKLDGVLAPGEWNGALNMSMGNKVAKSILVSPTGNGLYLAVVPVDKSVLSRPSVAIGIYTTAMSRSVSPMHPGFNSIPRYSKLDLGMGLFYEILIYPANSTIIVSAADGKGGWIPLFYGSASVNDVVEAYVPWSNLALSQGELVYISSVTYDSGNIAEYSTRIGQVYQLVVPRATTVAGAKTVFEASDPEGDDDGAGGYKYPKADVFVPGVFDLTKVRVLDTGTSLVFEVYVKNLGGNPWGGPNGFCLQLVHIYIHTTLKLPGRTDTFGLNVNLTDDSAWHIAVLLAPGWGSDPVPNGEKSGIYLSDGTVYVQDGNRFKVYADPARNAIIGEVSKSILPDAGNASKWVYTVALTSYDGYGPQKIRPFGLDPDVWVVGAGAKHAKAVLFNVIPRIMDLLAPTAEDQYSQLSSYVADKEAKPAKIHGISAVSTQQAGDQLINQLKAQLDAVTKERDNLKSQVQDLQGQLSSLQAQIAQLQSQLQAMQATGVGREEATRSLLVGLVAGILLGAGIGILLRPRKEEQKQTK is encoded by the coding sequence TTGGCACTATCATCAGCCTGGTACTATGACGCAGACGGCAAGGCGTTCATCCTGCCATGGACAAGGATGCACACGGTCGGCAACTACTACAAGATGGCATATATTCTCAGCAAGTACCCATCGGTAAAAGCAACATTTACCTTTTCCGGCTCGCTCATACAGCAAATCCTCGACTACAACCAGGGCATAAAAGATTACAGGCAAATATTGTCTGAGAAAATTGCCTCTGGAGCGTCGCTCAGCATAGACGAAAAGTTTTCTATGCTGGTGATGCCAGGGGGCTTCTTCGACGTCAACTGGGACAGGGTCGTCAATGTTGTTCCACGGTATACAGAGCTCAGGGACAGGGCGCAGAGTGCACTCTCGAAGTACAGGTACCTGCCGGAACAGGACTACAAGGCAAAGGTTGTCTCAGAGTTCACCGACCAAGACTTTGTGGATCTAGCTGTTCTCTTCAACCTCTTCTGGATAGATCCTGAGGTTCTGAGGGAGCAGTACCCACAAGTATACACCTTAAGGCAACAGGCACTCAGCGGAGGCAAGGGTTTCACGAGGCAGCAACTACAGGACATACTAAGTGTTCACAAAGACTTGTTAGGCAAGGTGCTAGGCATCTATGGAACGCTTGCAAGCAAGGGCCAGATAGAGCTTATACCTGTCCCATATAGCCACCCACTTGCGCCAATCCTCGCAGACTTCGGCCTACAGGACGACGTCAGGCTCCACGTCAGCCTCAGCACACAACTATTCCAGAAAGTATTCAACTATAAGCCGAAGGGGATCTGGCCAGCTGAGCAGGCGGTAAACGACCAGGTACTCAACATTTTTGCCAGTGAAGGCTACCTCTGGACAGTCACCGACGAGTCACTCTTGGTCAAGGCCGGGCTCGACCCCTCGGATCCAAATGTGGGCATGAGGGGCTGGTACGCTACATACGGGGGAAGCAAGATATATGTGTTCTTCAGGAACTACGAGCTCAGCGACCTGATAGGCTTCCAGTACAGCAGACAGGACCCGAAACAGGCAGCACAAGACTTTGTCAACAGGCTACTAAACCTTGCAAAGAAAAGTGACGGCACAAACATCATTGTTATAGCGCTTGACGGGGAAAACCCCTGGGAAAACTACCAGGAATTCGGAGACACATTCCTGGAAGCACTATACTCTTTGCTAAGCGATTACCAGTCAAAGGGGATACTTGTTACAACCACGCCAGCTGAATACCTCTCAAAGTTCTCTTCCACAACAAGGGAGCTCCCACTAAAAACATACAAGTACCTAGACCTAGCTGGTAGAGACATATCCGACGTACCTCTAAGCTACACGGACGACGCCTACACTTCTCTTCCAAGGAAAGACGTCCAGGGAAGAATACCTGAAGGCTCATGGTCGGGAGGCGAGCTCGCGGTTTGGATTGGACAGAGACAGGAAAACGCCGCATGGATGATGCTGATAAAAACCAGGAATGATGTTCTACAAAAACTGGGTGTCTCTAGACTCCAGGACGCCTTGTTCATTAATCCAAACGTTGTCGAAGACATTCTGAGGGCCGAGGCAAGCGATTGGACATTCTGGTATGGTGGCGACATGGGTGGAGGATTCCCAGCAAACCCCATGTACAAAGGCTATCTTAGAAAAGCATACATTGACGCCGGCATGACGCCGCCTGACTACCTCTTGACCCAGTTTAACCCTGACGCCACGCCTGTGGGCGTCTTAAACACGGATACGCCAAAGCCGCCAAGTGTAGAGCCTAAGCTTGACGGGGTTCTAGCGCCAGGCGAGTGGAACGGCGCCCTAAACATGTCTATGGGCAACAAGGTGGCTAAAAGCATACTTGTCTCGCCAACTGGAAATGGTCTCTACTTGGCCGTTGTACCAGTTGATAAGTCAGTGCTTTCAAGGCCTAGCGTTGCGATTGGCATTTACACAACTGCAATGTCTAGGAGTGTCAGCCCCATGCATCCAGGCTTCAACTCCATCCCAAGATACTCCAAGCTGGATCTAGGCATGGGCCTGTTCTACGAGATCCTAATCTACCCAGCCAATTCAACAATAATTGTAAGCGCGGCAGACGGCAAGGGCGGATGGATCCCCTTATTCTACGGCTCAGCGTCGGTAAACGATGTTGTGGAGGCATATGTTCCCTGGAGCAACCTTGCCCTCTCACAGGGAGAGCTCGTCTATATATCCTCTGTCACCTATGACTCTGGAAACATAGCCGAATACTCTACCCGTATCGGGCAGGTCTACCAGCTGGTCGTCCCAAGAGCCACTACGGTTGCTGGAGCCAAGACGGTGTTCGAGGCTTCTGACCCAGAGGGGGACGACGACGGCGCGGGAGGCTACAAGTACCCCAAAGCCGACGTGTTTGTGCCTGGGGTATTCGACTTGACAAAGGTCAGGGTTCTAGACACTGGCACGAGTCTCGTCTTTGAAGTATACGTGAAGAACCTAGGCGGAAACCCGTGGGGCGGGCCAAACGGCTTCTGCCTGCAACTTGTTCATATCTACATCCATACAACCTTGAAGCTCCCGGGAAGGACTGATACCTTTGGCTTAAATGTTAACCTTACTGACGATTCTGCTTGGCACATAGCTGTATTGCTTGCACCAGGATGGGGCTCTGACCCCGTCCCGAACGGCGAAAAGTCGGGCATATACCTCTCTGACGGCACAGTATATGTCCAGGACGGAAATAGGTTCAAGGTCTACGCTGACCCTGCCAGAAACGCAATAATTGGAGAAGTGTCAAAGAGCATTTTGCCTGACGCCGGAAATGCCTCAAAATGGGTATATACTGTGGCTCTGACAAGCTACGACGGATACGGTCCACAAAAGATAAGGCCATTTGGCCTAGACCCAGACGTCTGGGTTGTAGGGGCGGGCGCCAAACATGCAAAAGCAGTTTTGTTCAATGTGATACCGCGCATAATGGATCTCCTTGCGCCTACCGCTGAGGACCAATACAGCCAGCTCAGCTCGTATGTGGCCGACAAGGAAGCCAAGCCAGCAAAGATCCACGGAATATCTGCTGTATCTACACAGCAGGCTGGAGACCAGCTTATAAACCAGCTAAAGGCTCAGCTTGACGCAGTGACTAAGGAGAGGGACAACCTTAAAAGTCAGGTTCAAGACCTCCAGGGACAACTGTCTTCTCTCCAAGCCCAGATAGCCCAGCTCCAGAGCCAGCTACAGGCTATGCAGGCTACAGGCGTGGGTAGAGAGGAGGCTACGCGCTCCCTCCTTGTAGGCCTCGTCGCCGGTATCCTGCTCGGTGCAGGGATAGGTATACTGCTTAGACCCAGAAAAGAGGAACAAAAACAGACAAAATAA
- a CDS encoding glucodextranase DOMON-like domain-containing protein, whose protein sequence is MKNTNKIRVLTLLLVLILPFLLVPVRAQNPTIQVSDPTGDDKGPGFYGYPTADVFKPGIFDIVKFEVYVENKTVTFKVYLKDTGGNPWSAKNGFCLQNLQIYLHTDAPPNVPARSSAIGLNLNFDPSWAWHYAIILGPCWETPPQPIPKGQCAVLYRPFDEVVQGDNFKVSVQGNAIVATLDRSLFDQADPANIKNWRIVVALTSYDGFGSLKVRGTSLDKGDWVIWAVATATNEQKLAMANAIKFGIEPRVYDIAVYSPEYPNGITDQEQYQWLSSFDVNTKTPATIPPILPQLKAQLASVAQERDNLKTQVNSLQSQISQLQSQVNTLQSQVKSLQDENSKLKSDLDALKASTMNTGTAVGLAIVLLIVGLAVGYFLGKGKKKETPKAPQ, encoded by the coding sequence ATGAAAAACACAAACAAAATTAGGGTACTGACATTGCTACTCGTACTAATACTGCCGTTTCTACTTGTGCCTGTCAGGGCACAAAACCCAACAATACAGGTTTCTGACCCTACTGGAGACGACAAGGGTCCTGGCTTCTATGGCTATCCAACGGCAGATGTATTCAAGCCAGGAATATTCGACATAGTCAAGTTCGAAGTATATGTCGAGAACAAAACAGTCACTTTCAAGGTCTACCTGAAGGACACAGGTGGAAACCCATGGAGCGCCAAGAACGGCTTCTGCCTCCAAAACCTTCAGATATATCTTCACACAGATGCTCCACCAAATGTCCCAGCCCGTTCCTCTGCCATTGGCCTAAACTTGAACTTTGACCCGTCCTGGGCATGGCACTACGCAATTATACTGGGCCCATGCTGGGAGACTCCGCCACAACCAATACCTAAGGGACAATGCGCCGTCCTCTATAGGCCCTTCGATGAGGTCGTTCAGGGAGACAACTTCAAAGTCTCAGTACAAGGAAACGCTATCGTAGCGACCCTCGACAGGTCGCTGTTCGACCAGGCTGACCCTGCAAACATAAAGAACTGGAGAATAGTTGTTGCTCTTACCAGCTACGACGGATTCGGGTCACTAAAGGTTAGGGGTACAAGCCTTGACAAGGGCGACTGGGTCATCTGGGCAGTTGCCACGGCAACCAATGAGCAGAAACTAGCAATGGCAAACGCGATAAAGTTCGGCATCGAGCCTAGGGTATACGATATTGCTGTATATAGTCCTGAGTACCCCAACGGGATAACAGACCAAGAACAATACCAGTGGCTAAGTAGCTTCGACGTAAACACAAAGACTCCCGCCACCATCCCGCCAATCCTACCACAACTCAAAGCCCAGCTTGCCTCTGTTGCACAGGAGAGGGACAACCTGAAGACCCAGGTAAACAGTTTGCAGAGCCAGATATCACAGCTCCAGAGCCAAGTCAACACTCTACAGAGCCAGGTTAAGAGCCTGCAGGACGAAAACTCGAAGCTTAAGAGTGATCTTGACGCCCTGAAAGCCTCAACCATGAACACTGGCACGGCTGTGGGCCTCGCCATAGTCCTCCTCATAGTCGGCCTCGCTGTTGGTTACTTCTTGGGGAAAGGAAAGAAGAAGGAGACGCCTAAAGCCCCACAATAA
- a CDS encoding alpha-amylase family glycosyl hydrolase, which produces MYKVIGREKLGDKRLGRYIVEFSCRWPQEASFLYLVSTFTSYFPGRIEMKREESRGKAIVKLWEGVYPYRFASTCGASFLDEENTLKETLKPWPDSDYTAEFSLAMIGVEEFIKASREEKAPPELIIHDENDPAFISHYLGDTIIRLKAPRNTLRGAYIETSKGKVVQMEKFHSNKFVDYFQGRVAGRVDAYRFLLRLEDGDAVYGKNGVGDEEYIYPVTIRGVDHAEWFLGATYYLIFPDSFTREKKVIQGDRPRTRLGGKIKDITLSLDHIASLGVDAIYLTPIYKAQSYHRYDVIDHFSLDDDIGTWEDWEELVRESEKRNIKVVVDVVAHHVSPCSNEFREAILNENSRYKGWFRFNREPEPGELEALRKLVSGGCDKPSSDLLGKKPFYETFFCNWFMAKLNYSNPEVKERLVKLAHFWLEKGARGFRIDVGHAIPDDAMQFFYEKVKEKCPSCPVILEITNGDSLYPLGITADSAMNYDLRALLLDFFINKSIDAYSFVEGVKNLYVDMPLYAANSMYNLLGSHDTPRIATLAEKCGEKCLKALYVAMFLLPGSPSIYYGDEFGMKGGHDPNNRMPITWNSNEWNIELLELIRKLSELRKKFLSVKYGFFDAEPLNTEAVKITRWMDSEEVLLIINREGNIEVTLKEEYTELNSDRRTRRIELDPYSWVILYKKKIKEK; this is translated from the coding sequence GTGTACAAGGTGATAGGACGCGAAAAGCTAGGAGATAAGAGACTAGGCAGATACATTGTGGAGTTTTCTTGCAGGTGGCCGCAAGAGGCAAGCTTCCTTTATCTTGTCTCCACTTTTACTTCTTACTTTCCAGGAAGGATAGAAATGAAGAGAGAAGAAAGTCGTGGAAAAGCCATCGTAAAGCTTTGGGAAGGAGTGTATCCATACAGGTTTGCATCGACTTGTGGAGCCAGCTTTCTAGACGAGGAAAACACATTAAAAGAAACGTTGAAGCCTTGGCCTGACAGCGACTATACGGCAGAGTTCTCGCTGGCAATGATTGGCGTGGAAGAATTCATTAAGGCCTCGAGGGAGGAAAAAGCACCTCCAGAGCTCATAATACATGACGAAAACGATCCAGCCTTTATCAGCCACTACCTAGGCGACACGATTATTAGGCTAAAGGCTCCAAGGAACACCCTAAGGGGAGCCTACATAGAAACAAGTAAAGGAAAAGTTGTCCAAATGGAGAAGTTTCATAGCAACAAATTTGTTGACTATTTCCAAGGAAGGGTGGCTGGCAGGGTAGACGCATACAGGTTTCTACTTAGGCTTGAGGACGGAGACGCCGTTTATGGAAAGAATGGCGTAGGGGATGAAGAATACATTTATCCTGTCACTATTAGAGGAGTAGATCATGCTGAATGGTTTCTCGGTGCAACTTACTATTTGATTTTTCCGGACAGCTTTACACGTGAAAAAAAGGTGATACAGGGGGACAGGCCTAGAACAAGGCTAGGCGGAAAAATAAAAGATATTACGCTTAGCCTCGACCATATAGCCTCGCTCGGCGTCGACGCTATATATCTCACACCCATCTACAAGGCCCAGAGTTATCACCGTTACGACGTGATCGATCACTTTTCACTTGACGACGACATTGGAACATGGGAAGACTGGGAGGAACTTGTTCGTGAATCAGAAAAAAGAAACATAAAGGTTGTTGTAGACGTTGTCGCCCACCATGTATCGCCATGTAGCAATGAGTTCAGAGAAGCGATTCTAAACGAGAACTCGAGGTACAAGGGGTGGTTCAGGTTTAACCGTGAGCCCGAGCCCGGTGAGCTCGAAGCCTTAAGAAAACTGGTGTCAGGGGGCTGTGACAAGCCTTCAAGCGATCTTTTGGGAAAAAAGCCTTTCTACGAGACGTTTTTCTGCAACTGGTTCATGGCTAAGCTTAACTACTCGAACCCTGAAGTCAAAGAGAGACTAGTTAAGCTGGCACATTTCTGGCTCGAGAAGGGTGCTAGGGGATTTAGGATAGATGTTGGACACGCTATCCCAGATGATGCCATGCAGTTTTTCTATGAAAAGGTAAAAGAGAAGTGTCCCAGCTGTCCAGTAATACTCGAGATCACGAATGGCGATAGCCTTTACCCATTAGGCATCACGGCCGACTCAGCGATGAATTACGACCTCAGGGCACTCCTGCTAGACTTTTTCATAAACAAGTCCATCGATGCCTATAGCTTTGTTGAGGGTGTAAAGAATCTTTACGTCGACATGCCACTCTACGCCGCAAACTCCATGTACAACCTGCTTGGTAGCCACGACACACCCCGAATAGCGACACTTGCAGAAAAGTGCGGAGAAAAATGCCTGAAAGCCTTGTATGTTGCAATGTTTCTCCTTCCGGGCTCGCCCTCAATATATTATGGGGACGAATTCGGGATGAAGGGGGGACATGACCCAAACAACAGGATGCCTATAACATGGAACTCCAACGAGTGGAACATTGAACTGCTTGAACTTATACGCAAACTCTCGGAGCTGAGAAAGAAGTTTCTCTCGGTAAAGTATGGATTCTTCGACGCCGAGCCCCTCAACACGGAGGCAGTAAAAATAACTAGGTGGATGGACTCCGAGGAAGTCCTCCTAATAATAAACCGTGAAGGAAATATAGAGGTAACGCTAAAAGAAGAATACACGGAGCTTAACAGTGACAGGAGAACTAGAAGAATAGAGCTGGATCCCTATTCCTGGGTGATACTCTACAAGAAAAAAATAAAAGAAAAATAA
- a CDS encoding energy-coupling factor transporter transmembrane component T family protein — MGERFVRYIEGKSIIHRLDPRAKIIFVFLFILSTLIARGLIEVAFLLVAGFVFYMLARLPFRETYATWRFLILVIVVLSFLNLFTLTLLYPKGGTVLAEWGPIKITEENLLASVTPVLRLLSIATVTLALVFTTPTNLYAPALGQLGVPYKAAYVVELSFRYIPEMFRELRKTLEAQMARGYRPRGGKNPLARIIQVVPLILPVTVSSALNVYDIADAMELRGFGSEKCHTWYRELRFSFKDYLLVIIGATIFLAFLLKNFIFRL, encoded by the coding sequence ATGGGAGAACGCTTTGTTAGGTACATTGAGGGCAAAAGCATAATACACAGGCTTGACCCCAGGGCAAAAATCATATTTGTTTTTCTCTTTATCTTGTCCACGCTGATCGCCCGCGGCTTAATAGAAGTAGCCTTTCTACTTGTAGCTGGTTTTGTCTTCTATATGCTTGCACGTTTACCCTTCAGGGAAACCTATGCAACGTGGAGGTTCCTAATACTCGTAATAGTTGTCTTGTCCTTCCTTAACCTTTTTACACTTACCCTACTCTACCCCAAAGGAGGAACCGTACTGGCAGAGTGGGGGCCAATAAAGATAACCGAAGAGAATCTACTCGCATCAGTGACACCCGTGTTAAGGCTCCTATCCATTGCAACAGTTACCCTCGCACTCGTATTCACCACTCCCACTAACCTATATGCCCCTGCACTTGGACAGCTAGGAGTACCATACAAAGCCGCATACGTAGTCGAGCTAAGCTTCAGGTATATACCTGAGATGTTTAGAGAGCTTAGAAAGACCCTCGAGGCACAGATGGCTAGAGGCTATAGGCCAAGAGGAGGCAAAAACCCCCTAGCAAGAATAATCCAAGTCGTACCCTTGATCCTGCCAGTAACTGTTAGCTCAGCTTTGAACGTATACGACATAGCAGACGCGATGGAGCTGAGGGGCTTCGGTTCCGAGAAGTGTCACACGTGGTACCGAGAGCTCAGGTTCTCATTCAAGGACTACCTCCTCGTGATCATAGGTGCAACGATCTTCCTTGCATTTCTCTTAAAGAATTTTATTTTTAGGCTCTAA
- a CDS encoding ABC transporter ATP-binding protein, whose translation MAVIEVKGLSFKYLGGKDFALRGIDLEVEKGETILLVGPSGCGKSTLIRAINGLIPHRYAGEYKGSVTVSGVNVAESSPQALSRIVGTVMQEVSKQLVAQTVEDDVAFGPANLCMPREEIRRRVEVSLKAVGALHLRERDINALSGGEKQRVVFAGILAMDPEVVLLDEPLANLDSEGVRLVLERVEDFKQRGKTIVIAEHKTEEILEGVRVDRIIVMDKGVVLKELDSPEGLAEYRDKVRVPSSLIYSAQMVNKSLLPINGVTTRDSGKDVIIFEGVYFSYDGTRYALENVSLTIREGERVALLGNNGAGKSTMSKLMLGLLKPTKGRVLVDGEDTRRKEPYELAGKVGLVVQDPYSMLFARTVREELAFGPRNLGVPQEEIDKRVDEVSKACGISHLLDGSPFSSSYGEKKRICVGAVLTMYPSILILDEPTAGQDYANYVRFLDFVTSLNQVRTFILITHDIDIALEYTDRTIVLSGGRVIADGSTVEVLAREDILRQGSLRETQLIRLGRELSNGKRVYRRRELEKALQKT comes from the coding sequence GTGGCAGTGATAGAGGTTAAGGGTCTAAGCTTCAAGTATCTAGGCGGAAAAGACTTTGCACTGAGAGGGATAGACCTAGAGGTAGAAAAGGGGGAGACAATTCTTCTAGTTGGGCCAAGCGGGTGCGGCAAGTCCACACTAATTAGGGCCATCAATGGTCTTATACCGCACAGGTACGCGGGCGAATATAAGGGAAGTGTTACCGTCTCTGGGGTCAATGTTGCAGAGTCTTCTCCGCAGGCCCTTTCAAGGATAGTTGGTACTGTCATGCAGGAGGTTTCTAAGCAACTTGTAGCCCAGACAGTAGAGGACGATGTTGCCTTTGGCCCTGCCAACTTGTGTATGCCCCGAGAAGAGATAAGGAGACGTGTCGAGGTCAGTTTAAAAGCAGTGGGCGCCCTCCACTTGCGAGAAAGAGACATAAATGCACTTAGCGGCGGCGAAAAACAAAGGGTAGTTTTTGCTGGGATACTTGCCATGGATCCAGAGGTAGTCCTGCTTGACGAGCCCTTGGCGAACCTTGACAGTGAGGGTGTAAGGCTTGTCCTGGAACGTGTAGAGGATTTTAAGCAGCGGGGCAAGACCATTGTGATTGCCGAGCACAAGACAGAAGAGATACTCGAGGGAGTAAGGGTTGACAGGATAATCGTAATGGATAAAGGCGTAGTTCTAAAGGAGCTCGATTCCCCGGAAGGCCTAGCAGAATACAGGGATAAGGTTAGGGTTCCCTCTTCACTTATATACTCCGCCCAAATGGTCAATAAGTCTCTATTACCTATCAACGGTGTTACCACGCGTGACTCTGGAAAAGACGTAATCATTTTCGAGGGCGTCTACTTCTCATACGATGGGACAAGATATGCGCTGGAAAATGTCTCGCTAACGATAAGAGAGGGCGAAAGAGTGGCACTCTTAGGCAACAACGGCGCAGGTAAGTCCACAATGTCTAAGCTTATGCTCGGCCTCCTTAAGCCGACCAAAGGTAGAGTCCTCGTTGACGGAGAGGACACTAGAAGAAAGGAGCCCTACGAGCTAGCCGGCAAGGTTGGGCTTGTCGTGCAGGACCCCTACTCAATGCTCTTTGCCAGGACTGTGAGGGAAGAGTTAGCATTTGGACCCAGGAACCTCGGGGTTCCACAGGAAGAAATCGATAAACGAGTAGATGAAGTATCAAAGGCATGCGGGATAAGCCATCTCCTTGACGGGTCGCCCTTCTCCTCTAGCTATGGAGAGAAGAAGCGTATATGTGTTGGAGCTGTTCTCACAATGTATCCAAGCATCCTCATCTTGGATGAGCCTACTGCTGGGCAAGACTACGCTAACTATGTCAGGTTCCTAGACTTTGTGACTTCCTTGAACCAAGTCCGCACCTTCATCCTCATAACGCATGATATAGACATAGCACTCGAGTACACAGACAGGACCATAGTTCTGTCTGGGGGCAGGGTCATAGCCGATGGCTCAACAGTAGAGGTGTTAGCTAGGGAGGACATTCTGAGGCAGGGTAGTCTGCGCGAGACACAGCTAATAAGGCTTGGCAGAGAGCTGAGCAACGGGAAAAGGGTGTACAGGAGGAGAGAGCTCGAGAAAGCCCTACAAAAAACTTAA